CCTGGACATGCTCAACGCGGCCGGCCTCGGGGTCGCCTTCAACGCCAAGCCGGTGGTGCGGGAGGCGGCGCACACCGCGGTGAACGTGCCGTTCCTGGACACCGTCCTGTATCTGCTGGGCGTGACCCGCGAAGAGGTCGAGGCGGCGGACACCCACGACGACATCGACTGAGCCGGCGCGTACCGAGCCGTCGCGTACGGCAGGAGTCGTACGGCGTGCGAAGGGCCCGGCACCGTCACGGTGCCGGGCCCTTTCACAGGGTTCTCACATCGGTCGGATCATTCGGACGGGGCCCAGTAGTCCAGGAGCGTGGCCGCGCCCGGCTCCAGCGCCTTCCAGGGGCCGGGGAACGACAGGACGGCGAAGGCGGCGGCCGGGAAGCCGCGGCGGCCCATCCGCTCGCCGGCATCCCCCTCGGCCGAGCCGGCCAGGATGTCGGCGAGGCCCTGCACGCCCGGGTTGTGGCCGATCAGGACGATGTTCTGCGCGTCGTCGGGGGTCTCGTTGAGCACGGCGATCAGCTCGCCGGGTGAGGCCTCGTAGACCCGCTCCTCGTAGACGGTTTTCGGCCGGTGCGCGAACTCGTGCACGGCGAGCTTCCAGGTCTCACGGGTCCGGGTCGCGGTGGAGCAGAGGGCCAGGTCGAAGGGGATTTCGGTGTCGGCCAGCCTGCGTCCGGCTTCTGCGGCATCCTTGCGGCCCCGGTCGGCGAGCGGCCGCTCGTGGTCGGTCACCTGTGGCCAGTCGGCTTTCGCATGCCGGAAGAGGACGATCCTGCGGGATTCTGCGACGCTCATGAGACCCAGCTTCGCATGAAATAGGCCATAAGGCGCAGGGAGTTGACATGCGGCTCCACGGGTGTGTGGAGGTGGTCGAGAGCCGGTGCCGCAGGGGTGCTCAGCGCGTGACCAGCTGCTGTATGCGCTCGAAAAGCTGGGTGATCAGCGGATCGTCCGCGGCGGCGTGCGCGTCGGACGGATTCAGGATCAGCGCGAGCAGCGTGATGAAGGCGAGTGTCGGCAGGGCGAGGGCCCACCAGGGCAGCCGGATGTCGACGCGTCCCCGGGTCGCCGGGTGGGGCGGGGTGTGCGTAGGGGCCGACATGGTTGCCTCCGCGTCGTCGAGTGGGCCGGTGGTCCGCTGTGCCGCGGTCACATCTCGAAGTTACGGAAGCGCGGGCTCTCAACCCATCCGGTGATCCACCCAGTTGACCCTGAGACTCGCCCCCTAGGGGATGGTGGGGCTAGCCCCACCCCCACCGGTTCAGGGTGAGGCGAGCGACGCGATGACGGCGATGATCACGAAGATGGCGAGGAACGCGCCGAAGACGAGCAGCATCTTCTTCTGGCCGTTCTGCGGGTTCGGGTCGAGCACTGGCATACGGCCAGTCTCCCACCCGCGACCGCCATCGGATCCGCCGGGGTGGCGTCAGCGGGCCGCCTCTGCCTCGACCGTCCTGTCGCGTCCCGCGAGGACGCCCACGGCCATCTGCGGGACCATCAGGGCGGCCATGAGGGCGATCGGCAGGCCCCAGCCGCCGCTGTGCTGGTAGAGCACGCCGACCAGGAGCGGGCCCGGGATGGAGATCAGATAGCCGGTGCTCTGCGCGAACGCGGACAGCTGGGCGACGCCGGCGCCGGTCCTGGCCCGCATCCCGACCATCGTCAGGGCCAGCGGGAAGGCGCAGTTGGAGACGCCGAGCAGCAGGGCCCAGGCCCAGGCTCCGGAGGCGGGCGCGAAGTAGAGGCCGGCGTATCCGGCGAGGCCGCAGACGCCGAGCACGAGGACGATCGGGCCCTGGTGCGGCAGGCGGGTGGCCACGCGCGGGATGACGAAGGCGAGCGGTACGCCCATCACCATCGTGACGGCGAGCAGCAATCCGGCCGTGCTCGCGGGCACGCCCGCGTCCCGGAAGATCTGCGCCATCCAGCCCATGGTGATGTAGGCGGCGGTGGCCTGGAGCCCGAAGAAGACGGCGAGCGCCCAGGCGGTACGGCTGCGGGTGATGCGCAGCGCGGGCTGCTCCTCGCGCGCGGGTGCCTCCGCGGCGGACGCCGTGCCCCGCTGCCGTATCGACGGGATCCACGGCAGTACGGCCGCGGCGGCCAGCCCCGACCAGACCGCGAGCCCGGTCTGCCAGCTGCCGCCCAGCCTGTCGGTCACCGGCACGGTCACGGCGGCCGCGGTGGCCGTGCCCAGGGCGAGGGCCATCGAGTAGAGGCCGGTCATGGTGCCGACGCGGTCCGGGAACCAGCGCTTGACGATGACGGGCATCAGGACGTTGCTGACGGCGATGCCCATGAGGGCGAGAGCGCTGGCGGCCAGGAAGCCGACCGTGCTGCCCGTGTACGGCCGTATGAGCAGGCCTGCCGTGATGGCGACCATGCCGGCGCACACCACCGCTCCGGGTCCGAAGCGGCGGGCCAGGCGCGGGGCCATGACGCCGAAGAAGGCGAAGCAGAGCGGGGGCACGGAGGTCAGGAGCCCGGCCATGCTGCCGCTCATGCCCAGTCCGTCGCGGACCTCCTCCAGGAGGGCGCCGAGGCTGGTGATGGCGGGGCGCAGGTTGACGGCGGCCAGGACGATGCCGAGCACGAGCAGCCGTGTCGGCCACGCGCGCGGGGTGGCCCCCGGGGGCTCGCTCGGTGCCGAGCTGCGGATGTGCGGGGACGTCGTCGTCCGGGTTTCCTCGCGTGCCATGCGACCCATCATAGAATCATGGGATGATTGGTTGTCCATCCCCCGGCTGCCCCGGGTCGGCGATCCCATGCGAAGGTGTGCCATGCCTCTGAGCCACCCCCGTCGATCGGCACTGTCCGAGCAGGTCATCGCGGCGCTGCGGCAGCAGATCACGTCGGGAGAGTGGCCGGTCGGCTCGCGCATCCCGACGGAACCGGAGCTCGTCGAGCAGCTCGGGGTGGCCCGCAACACGGTCCGCGAGGCCGTCCGCGCGCTCGCGCACAACGGCCTGCTGGACATCCGCCAGGGCTCGGGCACCTATGTCGTGGCGACCAGCGAGCTGGCCGGTGTGATGCACCGCCGGTTCGCCGACGCCGATCCCCGGCACATCGCCGAGCTCCGCGCCACGCTGGAGTCCTCCGCGGCGCGGCTGGCCGCCGAGCGGCGTTCGGAGAAGGACCTCAAGCAGCTCGACGCGCTGCTCGTACGGCGCGAGGAGGCGTGGGAGTCGGGTGACGCGGAGGCCTTCGTGACGGC
Above is a window of Streptomyces sp. NBC_00490 DNA encoding:
- a CDS encoding SixA phosphatase family protein; protein product: MSVAESRRIVLFRHAKADWPQVTDHERPLADRGRKDAAEAGRRLADTEIPFDLALCSTATRTRETWKLAVHEFAHRPKTVYEERVYEASPGELIAVLNETPDDAQNIVLIGHNPGVQGLADILAGSAEGDAGERMGRRGFPAAAFAVLSFPGPWKALEPGAATLLDYWAPSE
- a CDS encoding SGM_5486 family transporter-associated protein — encoded protein: MPVLDPNPQNGQKKMLLVFGAFLAIFVIIAVIASLASP
- a CDS encoding CynX/NimT family MFS transporter, which gives rise to MMGRMAREETRTTTSPHIRSSAPSEPPGATPRAWPTRLLVLGIVLAAVNLRPAITSLGALLEEVRDGLGMSGSMAGLLTSVPPLCFAFFGVMAPRLARRFGPGAVVCAGMVAITAGLLIRPYTGSTVGFLAASALALMGIAVSNVLMPVIVKRWFPDRVGTMTGLYSMALALGTATAAAVTVPVTDRLGGSWQTGLAVWSGLAAAAVLPWIPSIRQRGTASAAEAPAREEQPALRITRSRTAWALAVFFGLQATAAYITMGWMAQIFRDAGVPASTAGLLLAVTMVMGVPLAFVIPRVATRLPHQGPIVLVLGVCGLAGYAGLYFAPASGAWAWALLLGVSNCAFPLALTMVGMRARTGAGVAQLSAFAQSTGYLISIPGPLLVGVLYQHSGGWGLPIALMAALMVPQMAVGVLAGRDRTVEAEAAR
- a CDS encoding FadR/GntR family transcriptional regulator, giving the protein MPLSHPRRSALSEQVIAALRQQITSGEWPVGSRIPTEPELVEQLGVARNTVREAVRALAHNGLLDIRQGSGTYVVATSELAGVMHRRFADADPRHIAELRATLESSAARLAAERRSEKDLKQLDALLVRREEAWESGDAEAFVTADSSFHLAVVAASHNDVMSALYADLGEVLRDWLREDVGEELTPETYMDHARLVDAIRAGDAETAATEAAGYPFLCRPGRFTASGG